Proteins encoded within one genomic window of Xylophilus sp. GOD-11R:
- the rseP gene encoding RIP metalloprotease RseP, producing the protein MLMTVLAFVVALALLIAVHEYGHYRVAIACGVKVLRFSIGFGHVVWRWQKPGSPTEFAIGALPLGGYVKMLDEREGPVDPAERHLAFNNQSVGKRAAIVAAGPAANLILAVALYAVVNWIGTDEPVARLAEPLPASIAAKAGLRGGDEVIALGRDGEPAEPVRSFDDMHWQLTRAAIDGQTVSMDVRGSDGRQRRIDLPLDRLSSREADARMTREIGIAGPLTVPLIGEVQAGGAAAAAGLQRGDIVRRIGAVAIADGVQLRDAIRASVKNGRALGQTWQIERAGQRLDLAVTPAVIAENGQNIGRVGAFVGGPPETVRVRYGVVEGLWRGVAKTWEVSSLSLRMMGRMVIGEASLKNLSGPLTIADYAGRSASMGLVQYLVFLALISVSLGVLNLLPLPVLDGGHLVFFAWEAITGRGVSEAWLGHLQRGGVAVLMLAMSIALFNDVSRIFG; encoded by the coding sequence ATGCTCATGACCGTGCTGGCTTTCGTGGTGGCGCTGGCGCTGCTCATCGCAGTCCACGAATATGGGCATTACCGTGTGGCCATCGCGTGCGGCGTCAAGGTTTTGCGGTTCTCCATCGGCTTCGGCCATGTCGTCTGGCGCTGGCAGAAGCCGGGCTCGCCCACCGAGTTCGCCATCGGCGCTCTGCCGCTCGGCGGCTACGTGAAGATGCTCGACGAGCGAGAAGGTCCGGTCGATCCGGCCGAGCGGCACCTGGCCTTCAACAATCAGTCCGTGGGAAAACGCGCCGCCATCGTCGCCGCCGGGCCGGCTGCCAACCTGATCCTGGCGGTGGCCCTGTATGCCGTAGTGAACTGGATCGGGACCGACGAGCCGGTCGCGCGCCTGGCCGAGCCCTTGCCCGCCTCGATCGCCGCCAAGGCGGGTCTGCGCGGCGGTGACGAAGTCATCGCGCTGGGCCGCGACGGTGAACCGGCCGAGCCGGTGCGCTCCTTCGACGACATGCACTGGCAACTAACCCGTGCGGCAATCGACGGACAAACGGTCTCGATGGACGTACGAGGTTCCGATGGCCGCCAGCGGCGGATCGACCTGCCGCTCGACCGGCTTTCCAGCCGCGAGGCCGACGCGCGCATGACCCGCGAGATCGGTATCGCCGGACCGCTCACCGTTCCCCTGATCGGCGAGGTGCAGGCCGGCGGAGCCGCCGCAGCGGCGGGCCTGCAGCGCGGCGACATCGTGCGGCGCATCGGCGCAGTCGCCATCGCCGATGGCGTGCAGCTGCGCGACGCAATCCGGGCGTCGGTGAAGAATGGGCGCGCGCTCGGGCAGACCTGGCAGATCGAGCGTGCCGGTCAGCGCCTCGATCTGGCGGTGACGCCGGCGGTCATCGCCGAGAACGGACAAAATATCGGTCGGGTGGGCGCCTTCGTCGGCGGACCGCCGGAAACCGTCCGCGTGCGTTACGGCGTTGTCGAAGGGCTGTGGCGCGGCGTTGCCAAGACCTGGGAAGTCTCCTCCCTGAGTCTGCGCATGATGGGTCGCATGGTCATCGGCGAGGCCTCGCTGAAGAACCTCAGCGGTCCGCTGACCATTGCCGACTACGCCGGGCGCTCGGCCAGCATGGGGCTGGTGCAATACCTGGTCTTCCTGGCGCTCATCAGCGTCAGCCTCGGTGTTCTCAACCTGCTGCCACTGCCCGTTCTCGACGGCGGACATCTGGTGTTCTTCGCCTGGGAGGCGATCACCGGCCGTGGCGTCTCGGAGGCTTGGCTGGGCCATCTGCAGCGCGGCGGCGTGGCGGTGCTGATGCTCGCCATGTCGATCGCACTCTTCAACGACGTCAGCCGCATTTTCGGCTGA